The proteins below are encoded in one region of Macrococcus armenti:
- a CDS encoding glycosyltransferase family 2 protein yields the protein MKINKTNYSNNNIIISIIIPVYNRAQKIDYSLEKMLDTDYPLDKIELILVDDYSSDNSYEEILKFKDRFPNFTLIQLESNSGGASKPRNVGLQHAIGEWILFIDSDDYITPYTLSDAMKIADKDNTVELICLPYFRAEGSTRSISRSAFHYTETQIGLNFIDTKLYNSLNIIGKLIRKEIIEEYKINFPEDIRVREDNWFTMKVYSVVNNIAILGNKKNYYFYDQQDEVALSNNGAPPRDAVKIYLSVYYFIQSLDLPTEDKLNLLSIFLNRYTNLIKRGKHAPVKFFKTTKVDLLKMLSNKYLDDNSKSFIYDLFLGKYDIKE from the coding sequence ATGAAGATTAATAAAACTAACTACTCAAATAACAATATTATTATTTCTATAATTATACCTGTTTATAATAGAGCTCAAAAAATTGATTATTCTCTTGAAAAAATGCTAGATACTGATTATCCTTTAGATAAAATCGAACTCATACTAGTTGATGATTACTCTAGCGATAATTCATATGAAGAAATATTAAAATTTAAAGATCGATTCCCTAATTTCACTTTAATTCAATTAGAATCAAATTCAGGAGGTGCATCCAAACCAAGAAATGTCGGTTTACAGCATGCTATTGGTGAATGGATACTATTTATAGACTCCGATGATTATATCACACCATATACTTTAAGTGATGCGATGAAAATAGCAGATAAGGATAATACTGTTGAACTTATTTGTTTACCTTATTTTAGAGCGGAAGGCAGCACTCGCTCAATTAGTCGCTCTGCTTTTCATTACACTGAAACTCAAATAGGCTTAAATTTCATAGATACAAAGTTATACAACAGTTTAAATATTATTGGAAAACTAATTAGAAAAGAGATAATTGAAGAATATAAAATCAATTTCCCTGAGGATATCAGGGTACGTGAAGATAATTGGTTCACAATGAAAGTCTACAGCGTGGTTAATAATATCGCCATATTAGGAAACAAAAAAAATTATTACTTTTATGATCAACAAGATGAAGTTGCACTCTCAAATAACGGCGCTCCACCAAGAGATGCCGTAAAAATATATTTATCCGTTTACTATTTTATTCAATCTTTAGATTTGCCAACCGAAGATAAATTGAATTTACTTTCTATATTTTTAAATCGATATACAAATCTTATTAAACGCGGAAAACATGCACCAGTTAAATTTTTTAAAACGACTAAAGTTGACTTATTAAAAATGTTAAGTAATAAATACTTAGACGACAATTCAAAGTCATTCATATATGATTTATTTCTAGGTAAATATGATATTAAAGAATAA
- a CDS encoding poly(glycerol-phosphate) alpha-glucosyltransferase, which produces MSIETRINELLALVEKKHGEIKDEFYISLGKENIKADIKLFRGSKNIKRDIINYCEKFKKKTRTYPKWIKIDIVTSTEDIFYDDLKREMEKCRRNYIEYGIVLDSMWNLSFLPEVINANAFVKPQGKERILSEKNINNYLLKYTSQKRAFKHSLYSGKRVMKFTTKSFFLDENELYELEESGYTKGLRKIENLSLELDKLIATSTDFLKNEIQDNGRYIYGYFPHFDKEIGFYNTLRHSSSTYALIEGLDYTNQDIKIAAKPIEYLISNYLFEKDGKGYIFDDTEEINEIKLGQSAAFIFAICEYLKYEKNDKFLKAAQSVAEGLLSMIDVTNGDTTHVLNYPDLSVKEKFRIIYYDGEAALALLRLYQRDNNEKWLNVVKTMFEKFIEKDYWKYHDHWLGYCTNELIQINPDERYFELGIKNVSGYLDYIYQRETTFPTFLEMMMATYHLVQKGKSLGLDDLIKKNIDEEKFMKTIHKRAEYQRVGYFYPEIAMYFKNPKRILNSFFIKHHGYRVRIDDIEHYLSGYVQYQKVFKK; this is translated from the coding sequence ATGTCTATAGAAACTAGAATCAACGAATTGTTAGCACTAGTAGAGAAAAAGCATGGAGAAATAAAAGATGAATTTTACATTTCTTTAGGAAAAGAAAATATTAAAGCTGATATAAAATTATTTAGGGGATCAAAAAATATAAAAAGAGACATAATAAATTATTGTGAAAAATTTAAGAAAAAAACAAGAACTTATCCGAAATGGATAAAAATTGATATCGTTACCAGTACAGAAGATATATTTTATGATGATCTAAAGAGAGAAATGGAAAAATGTCGAAGAAACTACATTGAATATGGGATTGTTCTTGATAGTATGTGGAATCTTTCTTTTTTACCGGAAGTTATTAATGCGAATGCATTTGTTAAACCACAAGGTAAAGAAAGAATACTTTCAGAAAAAAATATTAATAATTATTTATTGAAGTATACATCTCAAAAACGTGCTTTCAAACACTCGCTGTATTCCGGTAAAAGAGTTATGAAGTTTACAACGAAGAGTTTCTTTTTGGATGAAAATGAGTTATATGAACTAGAAGAATCAGGATATACTAAAGGATTACGCAAAATTGAAAATTTATCATTAGAATTAGATAAATTAATTGCTACAAGTACGGACTTTCTTAAAAATGAAATTCAGGATAATGGAAGATACATTTATGGATATTTTCCACACTTCGATAAAGAAATAGGTTTTTATAATACTTTAAGACACTCTTCATCTACTTATGCTTTAATCGAGGGTCTCGATTATACTAACCAAGATATTAAGATAGCTGCTAAACCAATAGAATATTTAATATCTAATTATTTATTTGAAAAAGACGGAAAAGGCTATATATTTGATGATACGGAAGAAATAAATGAAATTAAATTAGGTCAAAGTGCTGCCTTTATATTTGCAATTTGTGAATACTTAAAATATGAAAAGAATGATAAATTCTTGAAAGCCGCTCAAAGTGTCGCAGAAGGTCTATTAAGTATGATTGATGTAACCAATGGAGATACGACGCATGTATTAAACTATCCGGATTTATCGGTTAAAGAAAAGTTCCGTATCATTTACTATGATGGTGAAGCAGCTTTAGCATTATTAAGATTATATCAGAGAGATAATAATGAGAAATGGCTTAATGTTGTTAAAACGATGTTTGAAAAATTTATAGAGAAAGATTACTGGAAATATCATGACCATTGGCTTGGATATTGTACTAATGAATTAATTCAAATCAATCCAGATGAAAGATATTTTGAATTGGGTATTAAGAATGTATCTGGATACTTAGATTATATTTATCAAAGGGAAACAACTTTCCCAACGTTTCTTGAAATGATGATGGCAACGTATCACTTAGTACAAAAAGGAAAATCACTTGGACTGGATGATTTAATTAAGAAGAATATTGATGAAGAGAAGTTTATGAAAACTATTCATAAGAGAGCAGAATATCAAAGAGTAGGATATTTCTATCCAGAAATAGCAATGTATTTCAAGAATCCGAAAAGAATTCTTAATTCATTCTTTATAAAGCACCATGGTTATCGTGTGAGAATAGATGATATAGAACATTATCTATCAGGGTATGTTCAGTATCAAAAAGTATTTAAAAAGTAA